A single region of the Salicibibacter cibi genome encodes:
- a CDS encoding nucleotidyltransferase: protein MKSIGLIVEYNPLHNGHAYHLQASKEASGADVAICVMSGYFLQRGEPASFSRRARTEMALAAGADLVVELPYAYSTQHAHWFARGAISILDDLFADEFYFGSEAGSIQDFHELDSFMQNHDSSLQKNARAYLASGVSFPAAQANAFHDADPPGHLPDLSKPNNILGYHYVKAARQLEAKINAKTIPRIRAQYHDELLPKGQSIASATAIRKILAGHADVTMLHPYVPRQVYEKIEHFYENGQPMHTWEAYYPYLQLVLGTRSPDALAQIYEAEEGLENRFIKTAVTQPTFQDFMDEAKTKRYTWTRLQRLAVHMLTGTTKVDIDKAFGDEARPRSVRILGFNETGRKYLNTVKKRTPLSLYHRPQKRKNAQQMLDERAARAYYAIFSGTKRVEKWKHEYAQPPVYWEEGD, encoded by the coding sequence ATGAAGTCCATTGGTCTTATTGTTGAATACAACCCTTTGCATAATGGGCATGCTTATCATCTGCAAGCTTCTAAAGAAGCTTCCGGAGCCGATGTCGCCATTTGTGTCATGAGCGGCTACTTTTTACAGCGCGGCGAACCCGCGAGCTTCTCACGCCGCGCCCGAACGGAGATGGCGCTGGCGGCGGGGGCTGATCTTGTGGTTGAGCTCCCCTATGCCTACTCAACTCAACATGCCCATTGGTTCGCCAGAGGTGCCATCTCCATTCTCGACGATTTATTTGCCGACGAATTCTATTTCGGCAGTGAAGCAGGGTCTATTCAAGATTTCCATGAACTTGACAGCTTTATGCAAAATCACGACTCATCGCTGCAAAAAAATGCACGTGCCTATTTGGCAAGCGGTGTTTCTTTTCCGGCCGCGCAGGCAAATGCCTTTCATGACGCAGATCCGCCCGGACATCTGCCTGATTTATCGAAACCAAACAATATTCTCGGATATCATTACGTCAAAGCAGCCCGTCAGTTGGAAGCCAAGATCAACGCCAAGACAATTCCCCGCATCCGTGCGCAATACCATGACGAGCTTTTGCCTAAGGGACAATCGATCGCGAGCGCGACCGCGATTCGCAAAATCCTTGCCGGGCATGCAGATGTAACCATGCTTCATCCCTACGTGCCGCGGCAAGTCTATGAAAAGATTGAACATTTTTACGAAAATGGACAACCGATGCACACGTGGGAAGCCTACTATCCTTATTTACAATTGGTGCTCGGCACACGGTCTCCCGATGCTCTCGCCCAAATATATGAAGCAGAAGAAGGACTTGAGAATCGATTTATAAAGACAGCCGTAACACAACCAACCTTTCAGGATTTCATGGACGAGGCAAAGACAAAACGATACACTTGGACACGTCTCCAACGTTTGGCTGTACACATGCTTACCGGTACGACCAAAGTCGATATCGACAAAGCTTTTGGAGATGAGGCACGCCCCCGTTCCGTCCGCATCCTCGGTTTCAATGAAACCGGACGGAAATATTTAAACACTGTTAAAAAACGCACGCCACTATCGTTATATCACCGGCCGCAGAAGAGGAAAAACGCCCAACAAATGTTAGACGAACGAGCGGCACGGGCGTATTATGCAATTTTCAGCGGAACCAAGAGAGTGGAGAAATGGAAACACGAATATGCCCAACCCCCGGTGTATTGGGAGGAGGGGGATTAG